The Zea mays cultivar B73 chromosome 7, Zm-B73-REFERENCE-NAM-5.0, whole genome shotgun sequence DNA segment TGATAAAACACTTTCAGTTCCCACTGCAATGTTTATTTTAAACAAGGTCGATGTTATTACAATGAATCAGAATTGTTGAATCAAGAATTTGTATAACTTATGAACTTTTATCAGGTCCACTTACAACCCTCATCCATTTTGATATAAAAACTGTGTATCATATGGGAATCACAAGGTAACACTAAGACTAAATGATATTATGGTTAAATTCAAAGTTCTGCTTGGGTTATATTGACATGTAGATGAAACTACATGCGTTTTTTCTCTTAACAACTTCAGGTTTTGCACCACAGCCATTTTTAGTATATGTTTTTCTTGATCATATGACAACACGACTTTGTTGTTACTGTTTTTGAATATAGCATCAACTTTGCTGTTTTTGTTTCCTCTTTTCTCTGTACATCGACTACGTATGATTGCCATTGTATGTTTCATACTTTATAGGTATCCCAACAATAATGTACCTACCATCGTTACTTCATGTATCCTTCAACTGTAAATATAATAATATatctgtaatactcaaaattgtataaaagcattatatggagatttccttattttatgtgcctcatttgcatcataagaaaagagcacacacacaatttagagattaagtcaaacaaatgataaaaaaatggcatcatgttggagttatatgtttgtgcattaaataaaaaataaaaaggataataataataagataataaatattAGAAGTGGAATTAAAACCCTAAATTTGAAGGTAGGGTTTTATAAATAAGAAAGAGAGAAAGgtgatataaataatatatataattatatttctaaaattgGGATTTTAGATTTCATAAAATCATTTGAAAATAAATTCGGCACTAATTTGGATCCAAAATTTGAATTGGATTTGAAAACAAAAGGGAAAaggagagaaagaaaaaaaaagagagaaaagaataaagaaaacCTAGCCTAACTGGGCCCTGAACTCGTATTCGGCCCAATACGCATTTTCGCCCGCGCGGCCCAACTTGCCACAGCACCGTGCGCCGACAGGTGGGTCCCCTTCGTCGGTCGGCCGGTGCTCATCTGTGGGTGCCCCTCACCTCTTCACTGGCGCGTGGGCCCCAGGCGTCAGGCTCGTCTCCTTCCCGTGAGCGCACGACTCCGATAAGCTCGGATCTCCGCTAGGGATTCCGGGGGGTGGTTGCTGGTGCCCCGGAATCGATTTCTTCCCCCTGGCACTATAAACTCGTAGCTCCCACGACCGTTTCCCCTCTCCTCGCCCACTCGCACCCACGTCTGctgtgccgtattgccaccatcgcTGCCGCAAACTCGAAGTGGAGTCCGTCGTCGTTGACCGGCAGATTCACTAGTGTCGCGTGCCATTGGCGGAAGGCGGGGTCAGAGTACGGACTTGTGGGCATCAGGGGCCTAACCGGGCGGACCACAGGCGGCGGGGCGTTCGAATTGAACGGCTAAATTCTCGCCGGTGTTGATTCTCCGTCGTGCACCGTTGTCGTAGCTCTTGGTGACCTGATTCTCGGTATGATCACCACTATTAATCCCTCTACCGTCCCCTCTTTGTTTTGCACCGGATTGTGGTGAGTTAGGGCATTCCTGGCACCGGATTGGGAGTCCGCCGGCCATGGCGCCTCCGCGGGTTGGCCGCGCCGCCGTGCACGGTCTGAGGGTAGGAGGAGGTTCGTGCACCGTCGGATGTGTTACGAACGACCATGATTAGATCAGGGGTACCCTTATGCGTGGACCGTAGATCTGCAATCCTATGGATACGATTCGATCTCGGTTATTTTGGATCCAAGCCGTAGATATGGGATCCAGCGGCTATTGTTGAATACCGGTTCAGAGTTATAACCTTCTAATCTGGGCCACCCGTTTCTAATCGGACGACCAGGAATCACCCGTGCCCCTTCGCGGGTACTTTTTGTTAAAGAGTCCCCGAAGAAAGCAGTAATCAACCCACCGTCCTAGTGCACTGTGCTCTGTGTCTCGGTAAACTTACACCGAGAACCCTGTGTTTTCCAGGAATTGATGCCCAGTCCAGAGCCCGTTTAaaatgtataaatgaattagtaaatgtatttttaatataaaataattcctagaacttagttaattcatagaaaatttacatgaactccaaattactccattacagtttctaaaattttgtaatattattctctatcacttagagtctctgtttgtcATGAAAGCAGTAAGAAAAGTAATTtaccatttaatcctattttaatcacactaaaccttaggaaattcataacttgaaatctataactccaaatctagtgattccagttcctatgatctcattttaatgtgtagatttttactgtatactttatttacatgtttgatgtgatgttaatttatgctatactatgtatgtattgtgttgatgcgagtagacgagcaagccactgtggaaactgaggttcaacaagtagagatagctgagcaggagctcattgaaggcaagttgtgcccttgatcacttacttttcccagccatgttcttattaattttaatgatctgcataggttaattttgatgggatcctttatgttaccccagttttgattatctctataccttgttcaccccctaaatatttttgggtagtacttgctattgctttatgtggattgggtatggagatacactactcatgattatcctgttattatcttgttattattactgttcatgttaagatcattaaattaatgggaacatggagcgaccacccgggaaaacagtgctaccacaagggtttaatgggacgcccttggctgattaactaggaaagctagtggaggtcttccttacccgaaaggggcaagggcagtaggggagtggtcagtgtagggaggtccttggttgattttgctgcgatggcggtcaggcaagaaccctgcattggagcttcctataaactgtagcgtgatttctgaagctagtggaactttgtaaaggcctcgtagtgttgccctgcctcgcctcctcggtagaggtgtatgtgattggccgtctcttggcagatgggtaacatgacttgtgggtaaagatgcgcaacctctgcagagtgtaaaactagtatactagccgtgctcacggtcatgagcggctcggaccctcacatgattaatttatggaacttaaatttaattggacatttgcatcgcatttgggattattttactattatttttctttattattattaaggtttgatatttacttacacttagtaattgctaataaaattttgaccaacttataaaagcaatgctcagcttcagcctttattccattgatcagccttacacttcatgaactcccacctttggtgagttcatgccacattattccccacgacttgttgagctatgaacgtatgtgacctcactcttgctgtctcacaacccccccacaggagaagaacaggtggtcgaagaggagccgcctaacactgaggagttcgatctgatctaggtggcgtttctcagttgacattggcgccgacgatccttagttcgttttatatttatctttattttataataagtcttccgctatgtaataaatactctgatgttttatgacatttatctctatacactctgttattatatatgttgtcttcttggcgcatgtatgagatgcacccggctttgttccttaaaaccggatgTTACAATATCGTTTTTGTTTTTGTGATAGTTCCACTTTTACACTTACAGAGCAGCCCGTCTACCACGTCGTACAACGTTCCATTGACTGCGGGGCCGCCATACCCTCAGTGGCGCTGCCCGGCAAGAAGGCTAGGTATTTGGAGGATTATCGGCGAAACATCATGGCTCCCGACGAAGCAGGGGCTGCGACCAGCGCACTGGACGTTGCTGGGACCGCCTGATGCTGGCGTCGGCTGTTGCCTGGGGGCAGCGGCAGAGCTCATGATCTCTATGCTGacgatatgtttccgttgcaacataCGGACACTCACCTGGTAACAAGTGAAGAGTTTATATACCATTATTTTCTCTATCTCTCTTTGGGCTTGCGTCGCCACGGGGAAGGAACGGGAAATGAGTCTTCTATATATTTTTCACGTCTCTATTGTCTATTGTTGACCGAAGGTTTCGAGCTCCAAATTTGAGAAATATGACGCCACTTCTATTACGAGGGTATCCTAGATCTTGGACTCTGAACCTTTTACGGAGGCATGAGAAAGGTGTAGAAGACAGTTCCCTTTTTATGGGACACAAGCCAAAATAGAGACAAAAggagaaaatggtagaaaaacgTTTCTCGTATTATTTATTATTATGCAGAGTACATGTTTATTATGTAGAAAAAATAATTGTATAAAACAGTGCTAGAGATACGTTTCATTTTAGTCTATTAACCTTTTTAAGATTTCTTAACAGTTTACGTGTTGTTTTCTAGAATCTCAGCAATTTGTCCccgtctccccacacccacccgcACCCCAAAATTTGAATGATTTCATCGTATGCTTGTAGGTATTATCTCTATGTGATGTGTCGATAGACTAATGCACCGTTTATTTGGCCTTTTTTCTAGTTTCTGTCCACCTGCTGTAAATCGTCAAACGCTTCAGCTTTTTAACCAGCTTATATAAAAATCGATTAGGTAAAAACCGTCTAAAATCAATATGAATATAAAATCAATCGAATCATCACGATAGTAGAAATTTGTTACTTTCTAGATCATGAACCCTTTGGATCACTTCATCTTTCTCTCTACGTAATCCACACAATACTCAGATTTTTCACACAGATAAATTCTCTGAAAAACTGGTTAGAAAAAAGTTGAATCAAACATACCCTAAACAAAGGGTACAACTAGAGGCGATTAAGAAAATCCCGACTCTTGCAATACGGGATTTTTTTATTCTCAACAAATTCCGCGGTCGAGTCACCGTGACGACGAGAATCGGCCACACCGCAAACTGTTTGGTGGGATTTTTTTCGGCTTCTTGCGTTACTCAGTCAAACCATAGCTTTTAATCGAAACCAAACGGGCCAAAACCCCAGTTCAGAACGCAGCCACGGCTTTGTAATTGACTAATTTCCTGCCATGAGCTCGCTGCACACAGATTATGCCAGGACAAGGTGTACAGGTTACGACGACCTTGCCACTACTTGACGTTTTAACCGGTCTCGCTCGAGATCTCTAGAGAAATGAATGTTGATCACAAGCTCCCAGAGTCACGGACTTGGTTTCGCATtcataagagcatctccaatattATGACTTATAAAATTACCTTATAATTAAAAAAtagtatattttatagaatttaagttactaACAAAACATTTCGTTTCAACGGTAAAGCCTCAAATATAAATTATAGGGCAACCAAATGTGGTGTAATATATTTAAGTTAATTGAGTGTGTATCCTATAGTTTTTTGACCAAATTTTATAAAATAAATAGTTTTTTTTCTATACAGACCCcctttcaatctgagacatcagtTAGGATGTAATCAAGTGGACAGAGATCTTAGTGTGAAGGCGAAGCCCGCTGTCCACAGTCCACACGAAGCTCAGCGCTCGGTAGGCAAAACGAGCGAGCGCGGCCTTCTTTAGAGAAAAAAAAAACGCGAAACGCACTCCCAGTCCCAGCGTCACTGACGCCGTCCAGAGAACGCGCGCGCACATTCCCCGCGTATTCTGTTCTGCGAGACGCCGCGAGCCTTTACCGGCCGGCGAACGAATCCACGGGTGGCTCTGCCTTTTGCTATTATAGTCTTTAGGGGAGAACAGAAACTTGGCTTACATCTCAAGCGCACCATGGATTGGATTTGGCCCGCTCGCACACAAGTCGCCTGCTGCTTCCGCACATCCCACGGCATATTACCACTCGGCGAACCAGACCAGACCACGACGTCGCGCGCGGCCACCACTGGGCTCGTCGCCGATCGCTATAAAACGCGGCCGCTGCCTTGCCGCCTTTCTTCAAGCCGAGACCAAGAAAACACAAGTACAGACTACAGAGCCATCTTTGATCTTTCCAGTCCAAGATGAGCGTGGAGATCCTCGACGGGCGGACGGTGCAGAGCTTCGTGGAGGACGAGCGCGCGTTCAACTCGTCCGTGGACGCCCGCTTCGCGGCGCTGGACGTGGACCGCGACGGCCGCCTCTCGTACGCCGAGATGGCCGGGGAGCTCATGGCGCTGCGCGTGCGGGAGGCGCACTTCGGGGCCGACGCGCCGGCGcccgcggccgagctcgccgcgcTGTACGGGGCGCTCTTCGCGCGCTTCGACCGCGACGGGGACGGCGCCGTGGACCGCGACGAGTTCCGCGCCGGGATGAGGGAGGTCATGCTCGCCGTCGCCAGCGGCCTCGGCGTGCTCCCCGTGCAGATGGTGGTCGAGGAAGGCAGCCTCCTCAAGTGGGCCGTCGACAGGGAGCTGGCCACTACCATGCCAGCTTGACCAGCTCGGCTCCATCAGCTAGCTGCCTGACAGTGTGCACTAGCGCTAGTGTACTCACCGCTAGCTGAATGAGAGCTTTATCACCTATGTATGTATGTAACCGTACGCCGAGGGTGTCGGTCTAATTTGGGCTCGTTTAACGTTTTCGTGTTTGTAGACCTGACATGAGTATGTAACGTACGCACTGAACCTTTTTTATCAGTCCGAAAACTAGCGTTTTACACTTTTACTCCAAGAGACTTCATGCATCGTTGCAAGATGCGAGTTGTAAAATGGAATTGGAGCACCACCCACCCAATCTCCTCATTGGAGGCTTGGAGCCCTCCTTGTATCACCAGGTGGTGgattagagatggccaaacgggccgcccgacccggcccgggcccggtaaAGCCCGGCAcgttttgggcccggcccgcCAGACACGGTTAGGaaaccgggccgggcctgctAAGCCCGCGGGCTTGATTCTCTGTCCAAGCCCGGCGCGcaacgggcctaaacgggccggaccggcccgtttagcacgaaaaagcgGGCCAAAAGCGGACTAAGCGGGTCGAAAAGTACGTTTTAGTgcaaaaaagcgggcttaacgtGCTTAGAGGTAAACAGACCGTGTCgtgctagcccaccgtgcctagtttcctgtccgagTCCGGACCGCTTATTCGTGCCGAGCCGGCCCGGGCCCGCACAGAACCGGGCCAtaccgggctcggaccgggcccaaacagcgggcttcgtgccgggatcgcgggcctcgtgctttaTGGCCATCTATATGGTGGATGTAAGAGACTGTAAAATAGATTTTTTACATGCTACATGCAATTAATTTTCTAAAGGTCTGTACATCCCGAATGTAAATACTATCTTTTACAATCCCTCGCATCTATCAACGGGAGGtccacaaaaatatatcaaaATTTATGACTTAACTCTCGTTAAACGGTCGTCATAAATATGCAAATTAGTCCTCCCTCACTCTCCCAACTTGACCGAACTGGTTTTGCGAAAAAACCGCAGCGCGGACATTCTTTATC contains these protein-coding regions:
- the LOC103632927 gene encoding uncharacterized protein, translated to MSVEILDGRTVQSFVEDERAFNSSVDARFAALDVDRDGRLSYAEMAGELMALRVREAHFGADAPAPAAELAALYGALFARFDRDGDGAVDRDEFRAGMREVMLAVASGLGVLPVQMVVEEGSLLKWAVDRELATTMPA